Proteins from a single region of Streptomyces sp. HUAS 15-9:
- a CDS encoding esterase/lipase family protein, translating to MAVSDQQDEKAEQSVGAFTLADPLSSAPPVPLPYPVPEPDEQWQLPHGFAHVFYGERNRAVTRPVIMADGFNLGRSDLKWLYAGLDRDHPFLSELRRRGHDVILVGFDERTASIMTNAETAIAAILRTQAEQLGDASLTVGGFSMGGLITRFALAKLERQRMDHRTRMYFSYDSPHRGGVVPIGLQAFSHFIPVPNDFARQMNSPAARQMLWRHYDPMTGQSGIAPERKEFLRMLEGFGNWPRIPRVLALANGRGDGTGPAIPPGETALKVDRIYPGTTFYSQAQGKDVVVAELKRRFPPAEKAVKTSGFPELDGAPGGTLRSYGILADMLKKFGAQVDRRHEEICFVPSVSAVAIRDIDQQKDLYADIDSLDPSESEVDDFICSSTTTAHTAITEELCGWLLDRLPD from the coding sequence ATGGCTGTGTCCGACCAACAGGACGAGAAGGCGGAGCAGAGCGTCGGAGCGTTCACGCTCGCCGATCCGCTGAGCTCCGCGCCGCCGGTCCCGCTGCCGTATCCGGTCCCGGAGCCGGACGAACAGTGGCAGCTGCCGCACGGCTTCGCGCACGTCTTCTACGGCGAGCGCAACCGCGCCGTCACACGACCGGTGATCATGGCCGACGGGTTCAACCTCGGCAGGAGCGACCTGAAGTGGCTGTACGCCGGCCTCGACCGTGACCATCCCTTCCTGAGCGAGCTGCGCCGCCGCGGCCATGACGTCATTCTCGTGGGCTTCGACGAGCGCACCGCCTCGATCATGACCAACGCCGAGACCGCGATCGCCGCGATCCTGCGGACCCAGGCCGAGCAACTGGGCGACGCGTCGCTGACGGTGGGCGGGTTCAGCATGGGCGGCCTGATCACCCGCTTCGCGCTCGCCAAGCTCGAGAGGCAGCGCATGGACCATCGCACCCGGATGTACTTCTCGTACGACAGCCCGCACCGCGGCGGCGTCGTGCCGATCGGCCTCCAGGCGTTCTCGCACTTCATCCCGGTCCCCAACGACTTCGCCCGGCAGATGAACAGCCCGGCCGCCCGGCAGATGCTCTGGCGGCACTACGACCCGATGACCGGCCAGAGCGGGATCGCGCCGGAGCGCAAGGAATTCCTCAGGATGCTGGAGGGGTTCGGCAACTGGCCGCGCATCCCCCGTGTCCTCGCGCTCGCCAACGGCCGCGGCGACGGCACGGGCCCGGCGATCCCGCCGGGCGAGACCGCGCTCAAGGTCGACAGGATCTACCCCGGCACCACCTTCTACAGCCAGGCGCAGGGCAAGGACGTCGTCGTCGCCGAGCTGAAGCGGCGGTTCCCCCCTGCCGAGAAAGCAGTGAAGACGAGCGGCTTCCCCGAGTTGGACGGAGCCCCCGGCGGCACCCTCCGCTCCTACGGGATCCTCGCCGACATGCTGAAGAAGTTCGGCGCCCAGGTCGATCGGCGCCACGAGGAGATCTGCTTCGTGCCCTCCGTCAGCGCGGTCGCGATCCGCGACATCGACCAGCAGAAGGACCTGTACGCGGACATCGACAGCCTTGACCCGTCGGAGAGCGAGGTCGACGACTTCATCTGCTCCTCGACGACGACGGCGCACACCGCCATCACCGAGGAACTGTGCGGGTGGCTGCTGGACCGGCTGCCCGACTGA
- a CDS encoding N,N-dimethylformamidase beta subunit family domain-containing protein, whose amino-acid sequence MAPAQNPAHGAEPGISRRRLLCLCAGMGLGAAACDHVPGRRPHGAGDVHLPEAERDARGTPDWRIASLGPPDAIAGYADRVSVTPGQEFGLFVSTTAASFRVSAFRVGWYGGALARRVWTSPPIRGRVQQAPRIAPETRTVYANWRRTLALDTASWPEGAYVLRLEAATGHQRYVPLIVRSVRGTGRTVLLHAPATWQAYNRWGGSSLYAGTTGSYETRSLAVSFDRPYDMDGAEKFRVYEWAAVVLAERLGIPLAYSTGLDIHADPAVLDGAAAVVCLGHDEYWTPQQRAHVTRARDAGTNVAFLGANTCFRRIRLEPGQGADDRTVVCYKSAYRADPCYPAQPALVTTDFRTVPAPDPESSLTGVLYEGYPVDAPYVVHSAGHWLHEGTGVRAGDAFPHLVGVEYDRVVPGVGTPWLLEITAHSPLVCAGRPSHSDSAYYTVPSGAGVFASGTMRWVEALVAGTGELGHDHGIDARTRTFVARTTENLLRAFAEGPAARHRPAPSPNAADLYAI is encoded by the coding sequence GTGGCTCCAGCACAGAACCCGGCACACGGCGCCGAGCCCGGCATATCGCGCCGACGGCTCCTGTGTCTGTGCGCGGGCATGGGCCTCGGCGCGGCCGCCTGCGACCATGTGCCCGGCCGTCGCCCACACGGCGCCGGCGACGTCCACCTGCCGGAGGCGGAACGAGACGCCCGCGGTACCCCCGATTGGCGGATCGCGTCCCTGGGCCCACCCGACGCGATAGCGGGGTACGCCGATCGGGTGAGTGTGACACCGGGGCAGGAGTTCGGGCTGTTCGTGTCGACGACGGCGGCCTCATTCCGGGTGTCGGCGTTCCGCGTGGGCTGGTACGGCGGTGCGCTGGCCCGGCGTGTGTGGACCTCGCCCCCGATACGCGGCCGCGTCCAGCAGGCCCCGCGGATCGCGCCCGAGACCCGCACGGTGTACGCGAACTGGCGGCGCACCCTGGCCCTCGACACCGCGAGTTGGCCGGAGGGCGCGTATGTGCTCCGGCTGGAGGCGGCCACCGGGCACCAGCGCTATGTGCCTCTGATCGTGCGCTCGGTACGGGGAACGGGGCGCACGGTACTGCTGCACGCCCCGGCCACCTGGCAGGCCTACAACCGGTGGGGCGGGTCAAGTCTCTATGCCGGTACGACGGGGTCGTACGAGACCCGGTCCCTGGCGGTGAGCTTCGACCGGCCCTACGACATGGACGGGGCCGAGAAGTTCCGCGTGTACGAGTGGGCCGCGGTCGTGCTGGCGGAGCGGCTGGGCATACCGCTCGCCTACAGCACCGGCCTCGACATCCATGCCGATCCGGCGGTGCTGGACGGCGCCGCCGCCGTCGTATGCCTCGGGCACGACGAGTACTGGACACCCCAGCAGCGCGCACATGTCACACGGGCACGTGACGCGGGCACCAATGTCGCGTTCCTCGGTGCCAACACATGTTTCCGAAGGATCCGCCTCGAGCCCGGCCAGGGCGCGGACGACCGCACGGTGGTCTGCTACAAGTCCGCCTACCGTGCCGACCCCTGCTATCCCGCGCAACCGGCCCTCGTCACCACGGACTTCCGTACCGTGCCGGCCCCGGATCCCGAATCATCCCTCACCGGAGTGCTCTACGAGGGCTATCCGGTGGACGCGCCCTATGTCGTCCACTCCGCCGGTCACTGGCTCCACGAGGGCACGGGAGTGCGCGCCGGTGACGCCTTTCCGCACCTGGTGGGCGTCGAGTACGACCGAGTCGTACCCGGCGTCGGCACTCCGTGGCTTCTGGAGATCACCGCCCACTCTCCGCTCGTGTGCGCGGGCCGCCCGAGCCACAGTGACTCGGCGTACTACACCGTCCCCAGCGGAGCGGGTGTGTTCGCGTCCGGCACCATGCGCTGGGTGGAGGCACTGGTGGCGGGCACCGGTGAACTCGGCCACGACCATGGCATCGACGCCCGCACCCGGACCTTCGTCGCCCGCACGACGGAGAATCTCCTACGCGCCTTCGCCGAGGGTCCTGCCGCCCGACACCGTCCGGCGCCCAGTCCCAACGCGGCTGATCTGTACGCGATTTGA
- a CDS encoding phosphotransferase produces the protein MRHESSVVVDRGQYQDAVTPWEEESWRDAALGWVESESAARGLRVTGDWRVRLRPWSVLVRVSVQGRDAVWFKANPSASAFEGPLTAALARWVPEHVLEPLAVDAARGWSLLPDGGELFRSVLEREPVKPSTWEALLGQYADMQHALIPHTQEIEQLGVPSARTAALPDVFDQLVAENSTLRPDDRRRLDDLRPRLADWCTELAALGIEDSLDHSDLHDGQLFHPRPDRFTFFDWGDAAVSHPFCSLLVPARTACERYGHDVLPRLRDAYLEPWTGTGRTTADLRRAVSLAWRLGALGRACSWGRLFPAASDASDALGAEECVRWLLELSNDPPI, from the coding sequence ATGCGACATGAGTCATCAGTGGTCGTGGACCGGGGCCAGTACCAGGACGCGGTGACACCCTGGGAAGAGGAGTCCTGGCGGGACGCGGCCCTCGGCTGGGTGGAGAGCGAGTCGGCCGCACGCGGCCTGCGTGTGACCGGCGACTGGAGGGTGCGGCTGCGGCCCTGGTCCGTCCTGGTGCGGGTATCCGTCCAGGGGCGTGACGCCGTCTGGTTCAAGGCGAACCCGTCGGCCAGCGCCTTCGAGGGCCCGCTCACAGCGGCGTTGGCGCGATGGGTCCCGGAACATGTACTGGAACCGCTCGCCGTCGACGCCGCTCGCGGATGGTCACTGCTGCCCGACGGAGGCGAGCTCTTCAGGAGCGTCCTCGAGCGGGAGCCGGTCAAGCCCAGCACCTGGGAAGCGCTCCTCGGCCAGTACGCGGACATGCAGCACGCCCTGATCCCCCACACGCAGGAGATCGAACAACTGGGTGTTCCCAGCGCACGTACCGCCGCCCTGCCCGATGTCTTCGACCAACTGGTCGCGGAGAACTCAACACTGCGGCCGGACGACCGCAGAAGACTCGATGACCTCAGGCCGCGCCTGGCGGACTGGTGCACGGAGCTGGCGGCCCTCGGCATCGAGGACTCCCTGGACCACTCCGACCTGCACGACGGCCAGCTGTTCCACCCACGACCGGACCGCTTCACCTTCTTCGACTGGGGCGACGCCGCCGTCTCCCATCCCTTCTGCAGCCTGCTGGTCCCTGCCCGGACGGCCTGCGAGCGATACGGGCACGATGTACTGCCGCGCCTGCGAGACGCCTATCTGGAACCGTGGACGGGCACCGGCCGAACGACCGCGGACCTACGCCGTGCGGTGAGCCTCGCCTGGCGGCTCGGTGCACTCGGCCGGGCCTGCTCCTGGGGCCGCCTGTTTCCCGCCGCGTCGGACGCCTCAGACGCCCTCGGAGCCGAGGAATGCGTCCGCTGGCTGCTGGAGCTGTCCAACGACCCGCCGATCTAG
- a CDS encoding BlaI/MecI/CopY family transcriptional regulator produces the protein MSESTVPVTELASQYIAQVTGDLERNMKEQERIGTEIAALQEQLAVLQHDHTVLASMHQALGVEAAAPTVTDTAPDSAVVPSPRQKSAAESAPSKPARARKSPGAAGRTAPRKQADKKKPAAKAAAPAQSAKATLVELVRRHLSEQSEPRSAAEVTTALDQAHPERSIKTTVVRTTLEGLVAKNHAQRSKQGTSVFYTASEASEKSPASEAEKPSEAIES, from the coding sequence ATGTCCGAGAGTACGGTCCCCGTCACCGAGCTGGCGTCGCAGTACATTGCGCAGGTCACAGGTGACCTCGAGCGCAACATGAAGGAGCAGGAGCGCATCGGCACGGAAATCGCCGCGCTTCAGGAGCAGTTGGCAGTTCTGCAGCACGACCACACGGTGCTGGCGAGCATGCACCAGGCGCTCGGTGTCGAGGCCGCCGCTCCGACGGTGACCGACACGGCGCCCGACAGTGCCGTTGTGCCTTCTCCCCGGCAGAAGTCCGCTGCCGAGTCCGCGCCGAGCAAGCCGGCGCGGGCGCGCAAGTCCCCCGGTGCGGCGGGTCGCACAGCACCCCGGAAGCAGGCCGACAAGAAGAAGCCGGCCGCCAAGGCGGCCGCGCCCGCGCAGTCGGCCAAGGCGACCCTGGTCGAGTTGGTCCGCCGCCACCTCTCCGAGCAGAGCGAGCCCCGCTCCGCCGCGGAAGTCACCACCGCACTGGATCAGGCACATCCCGAGCGGAGCATCAAGACCACCGTCGTGCGGACGACGCTGGAGGGTCTGGTGGCCAAGAACCACGCCCAGCGCTCCAAGCAGGGCACGTCGGTCTTCTACACGGCGAGCGAAGCGTCGGAGAAGAGCCCGGCTTCGGAGGCCGAGAAGCCTTCCGAGGCCATCGAGAGCTGA
- a CDS encoding glycosyltransferase family 39 protein, translated as MSTSSVPRSGPAAQDRSGRRSTTRRPWPDAPHGLLQALVLFMAIRLAGVAVMVAMNHLTHRPLVKSLAHSWDSDWYLHIAAHGYGTRIWITPSGAVQTDWAFFPLYPGLIRAVLTVLPLTPGEAALLVAWTAAAVAAWGIYVIGHRLYGRGVAIALVALWAVLPHSVVLGIAYTESVFSALAAWSLYCVLRERWLWAGALAALAGLSRPSGFAVAVAVAAAGVHEAIRRRGRVRPGVWVAVVLGPLGWIGYVLWVGEQTGDLLRGYFHVQDAWTSRFDFGVESLRFLKALFLHGGRFVYPTALVIVVISVLLFCLLCLDRAPLALVVFAGVLVLLVLGASGSFSSKPRFLVPAFPLLIPCARALVRAWRVRPAQALLVGGTLTAVSLLYGAYLTTVAHSPL; from the coding sequence GTGAGCACGTCTTCCGTTCCCCGGTCCGGTCCCGCCGCCCAGGACAGGTCCGGGCGCCGCTCCACGACCCGGCGCCCATGGCCTGACGCACCCCACGGCCTGCTCCAGGCCCTGGTGCTGTTCATGGCCATCCGTCTCGCCGGGGTCGCGGTGATGGTCGCGATGAACCATCTGACTCATCGCCCACTGGTGAAGAGCCTGGCTCACTCCTGGGACTCGGACTGGTACCTGCACATCGCCGCGCACGGCTACGGGACCCGCATCTGGATCACGCCGTCGGGCGCGGTGCAGACCGACTGGGCCTTCTTTCCGCTCTACCCCGGACTCATCAGGGCCGTGCTGACGGTCCTGCCGCTCACACCGGGAGAGGCCGCGCTGCTGGTCGCCTGGACCGCCGCGGCCGTGGCCGCATGGGGCATCTACGTGATCGGCCACCGGCTCTACGGACGTGGGGTCGCCATCGCGCTCGTCGCCCTGTGGGCCGTACTGCCGCACTCGGTCGTGCTGGGCATCGCCTACACCGAGTCCGTCTTCTCCGCCCTCGCCGCCTGGTCGCTGTACTGCGTACTGAGGGAACGCTGGCTGTGGGCCGGAGCCCTCGCCGCCCTCGCGGGCCTGTCGCGCCCCAGCGGCTTCGCGGTCGCCGTGGCCGTGGCCGCCGCGGGTGTGCACGAAGCGATCAGACGGCGCGGCCGTGTCCGTCCCGGTGTGTGGGTCGCCGTGGTCCTGGGTCCGCTGGGCTGGATCGGCTATGTGCTGTGGGTGGGCGAGCAGACCGGCGATCTCCTGCGGGGCTACTTCCATGTGCAGGACGCGTGGACCTCGCGCTTCGACTTCGGGGTCGAATCCCTTCGCTTCCTCAAGGCGCTGTTCCTGCACGGCGGGCGCTTCGTCTACCCCACGGCCCTGGTGATCGTCGTCATCAGTGTTCTGCTGTTCTGTCTGCTGTGCCTGGACCGTGCGCCGCTGGCGCTGGTGGTCTTCGCCGGCGTCCTCGTCCTGCTCGTCCTGGGTGCCTCGGGTTCGTTCTCGTCGAAGCCGCGTTTCCTGGTCCCGGCGTTCCCGTTGCTCATTCCCTGCGCGCGTGCGCTGGTCCGGGCATGGCGTGTGCGACCCGCGCAGGCCCTGCTGGTGGGGGGCACGCTGACCGCGGTGTCCCTGCTGTACGGGGCTTACCTGACGACCGTCGCGCACTCTCCGCTCTGA
- a CDS encoding CAP domain-containing protein, translating to MGKHRKSTQYRRIVITAVAMGAVGVPSVAMACTDWNDGGRPQRHSHRETEAKGWWNNADWGRPWNDYQDHNGQATPAPARTPSAPAKTTPPKPKATAPSHRVKVTAAPSPTAKTTAPRTTVPKAKVTTAPSAPRATTAAPATPAAPSAPKPTATASGVVARIVQLVNAERAKVGCSALTLNATLSKAAQAHSADMAAHQNMSHTGSDGSSPGDRITRAGYTWSAYGENVAYGYSTPESVMAGWMASPGHKANILNCSFKEIGVGLAQPNSFWTQDFGTAR from the coding sequence ATGGGTAAGCATCGCAAAAGCACTCAATACCGGCGAATAGTCATCACTGCCGTTGCCATGGGGGCCGTGGGCGTACCGTCCGTCGCCATGGCCTGCACCGACTGGAACGACGGCGGGAGACCCCAACGCCACAGCCATCGGGAGACCGAAGCCAAGGGTTGGTGGAACAACGCCGACTGGGGTCGCCCCTGGAACGACTACCAGGACCACAACGGCCAGGCCACGCCGGCACCCGCCAGGACGCCCAGCGCCCCCGCGAAGACCACCCCGCCGAAGCCGAAGGCCACCGCGCCCTCGCACAGGGTGAAGGTCACCGCCGCGCCCTCCCCCACGGCGAAGACCACGGCCCCCAGGACCACGGTCCCCAAGGCCAAGGTCACCACCGCTCCCAGCGCCCCCAGGGCCACCACCGCCGCCCCCGCGACCCCCGCCGCGCCGAGCGCCCCGAAGCCCACCGCCACCGCGTCCGGGGTCGTCGCCCGCATCGTGCAGCTCGTGAACGCCGAGCGCGCCAAGGTGGGCTGCTCGGCGCTGACGCTCAACGCGACCCTCAGCAAGGCCGCGCAGGCGCACAGCGCCGACATGGCCGCCCACCAGAACATGTCGCACACCGGGTCCGACGGCTCCTCCCCCGGCGACCGGATCACCCGTGCCGGCTACACCTGGAGCGCCTACGGCGAGAACGTCGCATACGGCTACTCGACTCCCGAGTCGGTCATGGCCGGCTGGATGGCCAGCCCCGGCCACAAGGCCAACATCCTCAACTGCTCGTTCAAGGAGATCGGCGTCGGTCTCGCACAGCCCAACAGCTTCTGGACCCAGGACTTCGGAACGGCGCGATAA
- a CDS encoding permease, producing the protein MQTTEELAEETAAAGRPEAEEAPAGELPRFWPLLLVAAAVLPGTALVLLGQSISKPALQAWQTVCLSVTVQALPFLLLGTALSGAINAFVPARVFHRVLPRRPVLAVPVAGAAGVVLPGCECASVPVANSLIGRGVTPAAAFAFLLSAPAINPVVLTATAIAFPGRPAMVLARLLASLATATVMGWLWLWLGRAEWLKPAVRHTGHHAGHSRWSEFRRAFQHDFLHAGGFLVIGAMAAATFNVAVPPSVLDTFSSSPWLSVLFLAALAILLAVCSEADAFVASSLTGFSPLARLTFMVVGPMVDLKLIALQAGTFGRAFAVRFSAATTAVAILCSALIGGILL; encoded by the coding sequence GTGCAGACAACAGAAGAACTGGCGGAGGAGACGGCCGCCGCGGGCCGCCCCGAAGCCGAGGAGGCGCCGGCGGGCGAATTGCCCCGATTCTGGCCTCTCTTGTTGGTGGCGGCGGCCGTCCTTCCCGGCACGGCGCTCGTCCTCCTCGGCCAGTCGATCAGCAAACCTGCCCTCCAGGCATGGCAGACCGTCTGTCTGTCCGTGACCGTCCAGGCGCTGCCCTTCCTGCTCCTCGGGACGGCCCTGTCCGGAGCCATCAACGCCTTCGTCCCGGCGCGGGTGTTCCACCGCGTCCTGCCCAGGCGGCCCGTGCTCGCCGTTCCCGTCGCCGGTGCCGCCGGGGTCGTCCTGCCAGGCTGTGAATGCGCGTCGGTGCCCGTCGCCAACAGTCTGATCGGCCGGGGTGTCACCCCGGCCGCCGCCTTCGCGTTCCTGCTCTCCGCGCCCGCGATCAACCCCGTCGTGCTGACCGCCACGGCCATCGCCTTCCCCGGACGTCCCGCCATGGTGCTGGCCCGGCTGCTGGCCTCGCTCGCCACCGCCACCGTCATGGGCTGGCTGTGGCTCTGGCTCGGCCGCGCAGAGTGGCTCAAGCCGGCCGTACGGCACACCGGGCACCACGCCGGGCACAGCCGCTGGAGCGAGTTCCGGCGCGCGTTCCAGCACGACTTCCTGCACGCGGGCGGGTTCCTGGTCATCGGGGCCATGGCGGCGGCCACCTTCAACGTGGCCGTGCCGCCCTCCGTGCTCGACACGTTCTCCTCGTCGCCCTGGCTGTCGGTGCTGTTCCTGGCCGCGCTCGCCATCCTGCTCGCGGTGTGCTCCGAGGCCGACGCGTTCGTCGCGTCCTCCCTCACCGGCTTCTCGCCGCTCGCCCGGCTGACGTTCATGGTGGTGGGCCCGATGGTCGACCTGAAGCTGATCGCCCTGCAGGCGGGCACCTTCGGCCGCGCCTTCGCGGTCCGCTTCTCCGCCGCGACGACCGCCGTCGCCATCCTGTGCAGCGCGCTGATCGGAGGCATCCTGCTGTGA
- a CDS encoding TIGR03943 family putative permease subunit, producing MKRPIQAILLVLSGLGLLHISLFTDLCLRYVKEGMRPMLVASGTVLLILGVAEAWSQLRQLRGGRSDEDTPHQDHTHDNHTPDDHAHGDSGHGHDHSAVPRVAWLLLLPALSLLFYAPPALGAYTAARQAPKAVSEQAHFDPLPTASPLPMTLTDFTTRVQQDRKRAIKGRSIQMTGFVTPGKQAGSWYLTRIILTCCAADAQSIKIRIYGGPALPPNTWVSVTGTWHPGGTLGTKSAPVALDARTVKKITRPANGYTDNLPFPAV from the coding sequence GTGAAGCGGCCCATCCAGGCGATCCTGCTCGTCCTCAGCGGTCTCGGCCTGCTGCACATCTCGCTCTTCACCGACCTGTGCCTGAGGTACGTCAAGGAAGGCATGCGACCGATGCTGGTCGCATCGGGCACGGTGCTGCTGATACTCGGCGTCGCGGAGGCGTGGTCGCAGCTCCGACAGCTCCGAGGGGGCCGAAGCGACGAAGACACACCCCACCAGGACCACACCCACGACAACCACACACCTGACGACCACGCCCACGGCGACAGCGGTCACGGGCACGACCACTCCGCCGTGCCCCGCGTCGCCTGGCTGTTGCTGCTGCCCGCGCTGAGCCTGCTCTTCTACGCCCCACCGGCCCTGGGCGCCTACACCGCCGCCCGCCAGGCCCCCAAGGCCGTATCGGAACAGGCGCACTTCGACCCGCTGCCCACGGCCTCGCCGCTCCCGATGACCCTCACGGACTTCACCACGCGCGTGCAGCAGGACCGCAAGCGGGCCATCAAGGGGCGCAGCATCCAGATGACCGGTTTCGTCACCCCCGGCAAACAGGCCGGCAGTTGGTACCTGACCCGGATCATCCTCACCTGCTGTGCGGCGGACGCGCAGTCCATCAAGATACGGATCTACGGGGGGCCCGCCCTGCCCCCCAACACATGGGTGAGCGTCACCGGAACATGGCACCCGGGCGGGACGCTGGGCACGAAGTCGGCGCCGGTCGCCCTCGACGCCCGTACCGTCAAGAAGATCACCCGGCCGGCGAACGGCTACACGGACAACCTTCCCTTCCCTGCCGTCTGA
- a CDS encoding polysaccharide deacetylase family protein — protein MARHGGRGWYGRVLGAAVGVTALAAATSVWTAQAGSVGGHAEAGGSANPSSQGRAAAPVSVEIAHASDRGAQGVNITIDDGPDPVWTPQMLQVLKENGVKATFCMVGTQAKAHPDMVKAVVAAGHRLCDHTVSHDTTMDKKSDAYQSQQITDAERMITKASGGVRPLYYRAPGGAFTPYSRKLAASHGMRPLGWNVDSKDFERPGAAAIVSTVKSEISNGPTVLFHDAGGDRSQTVAALREVLPWLKQQGYSFGFPVR, from the coding sequence ATGGCGCGGCATGGCGGGCGGGGATGGTACGGCCGGGTGCTCGGGGCAGCGGTCGGAGTGACCGCGCTGGCCGCGGCCACCTCGGTATGGACCGCGCAGGCCGGCTCCGTCGGCGGGCACGCGGAAGCAGGCGGCTCGGCGAACCCCTCTTCGCAGGGCCGCGCCGCGGCGCCGGTGTCGGTGGAGATCGCCCATGCCTCGGACCGCGGCGCCCAGGGCGTCAACATCACCATCGACGACGGTCCGGACCCGGTCTGGACGCCGCAGATGCTGCAAGTGCTGAAGGAAAACGGCGTGAAGGCCACGTTCTGCATGGTGGGCACCCAGGCCAAGGCCCACCCGGACATGGTCAAGGCGGTGGTGGCGGCCGGGCACCGACTGTGCGATCACACGGTGTCCCACGACACCACCATGGACAAGAAGTCCGACGCCTATCAGTCGCAGCAGATCACGGACGCCGAGCGCATGATCACCAAGGCGTCGGGCGGTGTACGGCCGCTCTACTACCGTGCCCCGGGCGGTGCCTTCACCCCATACAGCCGGAAGCTCGCGGCCTCCCACGGCATGCGCCCGCTCGGCTGGAACGTGGACTCCAAGGACTTCGAGCGTCCCGGCGCGGCCGCCATCGTCTCCACCGTCAAGAGCGAGATATCCAACGGCCCGACCGTCCTCTTCCACGACGCGGGCGGCGACCGCTCGCAGACCGTGGCGGCCCTGCGCGAGGTACTGCCGTGGCTGAAGCAGCAGGGCTACTCCTTCGGTTTCCCGGTCCGTTGA
- a CDS encoding MFS transporter: MKTPRGSGLFRNRDFSLLLSGQLISSIGDQAQSMALPLTVLALTGSAGRAGLVLGLGTMSYLVFGLVAGALVDRWDRKVTMIWCELGRTVLTAGVAVALWSDTLTMPQLYATAVLAGILTTLFQVAYTAALPNVVGPRQLSAALGRSQSATGAVGIFGAPLAGVLYALGRTVPYAVNAVSFAVSAASLRLMRARFQVDRQAARTKARVTTEIREGLGWLWRQPVIRFLTVVSAADKVRYGAGYLLIITLARQLGASPLWIGVVFGGAALGAMAGALVSGRATRRFPLGLIAVVMLWLEALMFPLYALAPDPLTLAAVAAAESLVAPVYTVAMSTHQLAITPDELRGRTTAAVSTLTTGALSLGMLTGGALITAVGAKPLVWLCGAWLLVLAVLTTANRAVRQAPPAGTTAPHEATVAIETRDAAH; encoded by the coding sequence ATGAAAACTCCGCGCGGTTCCGGCCTGTTCCGGAACCGGGACTTCTCGCTGCTGCTGAGCGGCCAGCTGATCTCCTCCATCGGCGACCAGGCCCAGTCCATGGCCCTGCCGCTGACCGTGCTGGCCCTCACCGGGTCGGCCGGCCGGGCCGGGCTCGTCCTGGGCCTCGGCACGATGTCCTATCTGGTGTTCGGACTGGTCGCCGGCGCCCTCGTCGACCGGTGGGACCGTAAGGTCACCATGATCTGGTGCGAGTTGGGCCGGACCGTCCTCACCGCCGGCGTCGCCGTCGCGCTGTGGTCGGACACACTGACGATGCCCCAGTTGTACGCGACGGCGGTGCTCGCCGGAATCCTGACCACGCTGTTCCAGGTGGCGTACACCGCCGCGCTGCCCAATGTGGTCGGTCCTCGGCAGTTGTCCGCCGCACTCGGCCGCTCGCAGTCCGCCACCGGCGCGGTGGGTATCTTCGGCGCCCCGCTCGCCGGCGTGCTCTACGCGCTCGGGCGAACCGTGCCGTACGCCGTCAACGCCGTGTCCTTCGCGGTGTCCGCCGCTTCGCTGCGCCTGATGCGTGCCCGGTTCCAGGTGGACCGGCAGGCGGCGCGGACGAAGGCCCGGGTCACCACCGAGATCCGTGAAGGGCTCGGTTGGCTGTGGCGCCAACCCGTCATCCGGTTCCTCACCGTGGTGTCGGCGGCCGACAAGGTGCGTTACGGCGCCGGGTATCTGTTGATCATCACCCTCGCCCGGCAACTCGGCGCCTCACCCCTGTGGATCGGCGTCGTCTTCGGCGGAGCGGCACTCGGAGCGATGGCGGGGGCACTGGTCTCGGGCCGGGCCACACGGCGGTTCCCGCTCGGGCTGATCGCTGTGGTGATGCTCTGGCTGGAGGCGCTGATGTTCCCGCTGTACGCGCTCGCACCCGATCCGCTGACACTGGCGGCGGTCGCGGCGGCCGAGTCGTTGGTCGCTCCGGTGTACACGGTGGCCATGTCCACTCACCAACTCGCCATCACCCCTGATGAGTTGCGGGGCCGGACCACGGCTGCGGTCTCGACGCTCACCACGGGCGCCCTGTCGCTCGGCATGCTCACCGGCGGCGCGCTGATCACCGCCGTGGGCGCCAAGCCCCTTGTGTGGCTGTGCGGGGCATGGCTGCTGGTCCTGGCGGTCCTCACCACCGCCAACCGGGCCGTACGCCAGGCACCGCCGGCAGGCACGACCGCGCCGCACGAGGCCACCGTCGCGATCGAGACCAGGGACGCGGCCCACTGA